Proteins encoded within one genomic window of Ranitomeya variabilis isolate aRanVar5 chromosome 4, aRanVar5.hap1, whole genome shotgun sequence:
- the SH2D5 gene encoding LOW QUALITY PROTEIN: SH2 domain-containing protein 5 (The sequence of the model RefSeq protein was modified relative to this genomic sequence to represent the inferred CDS: deleted 1 base in 1 codon) — translation MYDADGETLLMVHALRRIQYTTCQLEDRQFAFVSRNPQGNQNLLFCHLFVGSEASEVQVLNLLLCRCLQLQYLLTHPEAGDPIAAAFIHEEAPKNVLSGAVVREALSPEEVSQNMNALVSFRRLLVTAQVKNGSNQTNVQRSSSLQSPYCSPILVRKKVIRSKVLHSVAYRGPKCKPHDHESGAEGRAGYVVTELSEKLEVLLDAVWFCTGVHRDKSIALLRDDQLRAFLLLPDMEHTRQLTLNMNTRCGVIPYAVHTTSQGKFYFEHLPQEFARLADLVGHCSNMESSLFFQLAQGRVNPCYKAQDVKNGQRSPPTQHRSTLEPQPEEPAKTGGQPDTAPELTIYHI, via the exons ATGTACGACGCAGACGGAGAG ACCCTGCTCATGGTGCACGCTCTGCGGAGGATCCAGTACACCACCTGCCAGCTTGAGGACAGGCAATTTGCCTTTGTGTCACGTAACCCACAGGGCAATCAGAATCTCCTGTTCTGCCACCTGTTTGTAGGCAGCGAGGCCAGTGAG GTTCAGGTGCTGAACCTGCTTCTGTGCCGCTGCTTGCAGCTCCAGTACTTGCTAACTCACCCCGAGGCTGGTGACCCAATCGCTGCAGCATTCATCCATGAGGAGGCTCCGAAAAATGTGCTCAGTGGTGCAGTAGTGAGGGAAGCGCTATCCCCAGAGGAGGTGTCTCAGAACATGAACGCCCTGGTGTCCTTCAGAAGACTTCTGGTGACTGCACAGGTGAAAAATGGCAGCAACCAA ACCAATGTACAAAGAAGCTCATCACTGCAGTCGCCATATTGCTCCCCG ATACTGGTCCGTAAGAAGGTGATCCGCAGCAAAGTCCTTCACTCTGTGGCATATCGTGGCCCGAAGTGCAAGCCACATGACCATGAGAGCGGAGCAGAAG GTAGAGCTGGTTATGTGGTGACCGAGCTGTCGGAGAAGCTGGAGGTTCTGCTGGATGCCGTGTGGTTCTGCACTGGAGTCCACAG GGATAAGTCCATCGCCCTTTTGAGGGATGATCAGCTGAGGGCGTTCCTGCTTCTGCCGGACATGGAACACACAAGGCAGCTGACACTGAACATGAACACACGCTGTGGGGTGATTCCGTACGCCGTGCACACTACTTCGCAGGGGAAGTTTTACTTTGAG CATCTCCCCCAGGAATTTGCTAGGCTCGCAGACCTGGTGGGCCATTGCTCCAACATGGAGAGcagtcttttcttccagttggcTCAGGGTCGGGTGAATCCATGCTACAAAGCACAAGATGTGAAGAACGGTCAGCGGAGCCCCCCAACACAGCACAGGAGCACCCTGGAGCCCCAGCCCGAGGAGCCTGCCAAGACTGGGGGGCAGCCAGACACGGCCCCGGAGCTGACCATATACCATATCTAA